A single Vigna radiata var. radiata cultivar VC1973A chromosome 8, Vradiata_ver6, whole genome shotgun sequence DNA region contains:
- the LOC106772010 gene encoding classical arabinogalactan protein 26, protein MASFWSFLVMLMALMACNSSLALPSRQNMHVSTISAAPTTLPGAPMQFSPSMSPDIDPLFPTPGTAAFSPSDSSIPTIPSSPSPPNPDVTNNPGSVLAFPPSESMPALAPSSHGVSLPLYSLFHLPILVFCIMLLHGM, encoded by the coding sequence atGGCTTCCTTTTGGTCATTCTTAGTAATGCTCATGGCCTTAATGGCATGCAATTCTTCATTGGCTTTGCCTTCTCGACAAAACATGCATGTTTCCACCATTTCAGCAGCACCAACAACATTACCAGGTGCCCCTATGCAATTCTCTCCTTCTATGTCACCAGATATTGACCCTTTGTTTCCAACCCCTGGAACTGCTGCTTTTTCTCCCTCAGACTCCTCAATCCCCACAATTCCTTCAAGCCCCAGCCCTCCCAACCCTGATGTCACCAATAATCCAGGCTCAGTTTTGGCTTTTCCACCCTCAGAGTCCATGCCAGCTTTGGCCCCATCTTCCCACGGTGTATCTCTCCCTCTTTATTCACTTTTTCATCTTCCCATTCTGGTATTTTGCATAATGCTGCTTCATGGCATGTGA
- the LOC106772009 gene encoding protein NETWORKED 4B yields MMKNQPSQWWWLESHSNTRRSPWLQSTLTELNEKTKAILKLIEEDADSFAQRAEMYYKKRPQLVSMVEDFYRTHRSLAERYDQIAGIRQQKTGGSPFSPLKHHQPEKLMSFANDSYDSCSESCDVEESGESEIDDPEPEEEEDSKFDNCAELKEVQFVAANDVMEIERLGEENKDHKDQNKQKYNIYEVVMLREEIEQLRKENRVQKDELNRKSITFDELMMLREEIEQLRKENRAQKDELYQKDIICGEAMMLREEIEQLGKENRVLKDELSQKSIICGEVMILREEIEQFRKENRAQKHELNQKDIICGEAMMSREEIEQLSKENTVLKDELNQKNIICDEVMMLREEIEQLRKENREQKDELNQKDNICGEIMMLREEIEQLGKENGALKDELNKKYIICGEIMMLREEIEQLRKYNRGQRNELDQKGNKCEVTMLREEIEVYTKENRVKNDELNPEDSVCGEVVMLRKEIERLGKDERAQKGTLSGEVMKLRQENSAQKDHLKQKDQEKIEVIRHLSLAIDMLKQENVKMRSFIAKESANKWKNPFGFKNFMGSLSEQLFNGITKNQPSIVAL; encoded by the exons ATGATGAAGAATCAACCGTCACAGTGGTGGTGGCTTGAGAGCCACAGTAACACAAGACGATCCCCTTGGCTTCAATCCACTCTCACAG AGCTAAATGAGAAGACAAAGGCAATCTTAAAACTAATTGAAGAAGATGCAGATTCCTTTGCCCAACGTGCTGAGATGTATTACAAGAAGAGACCACAGCTTGTGAGCATGGTTGAAGACTTTTATAGGACACATCGATCATTAGCTGAGCGGTATGATCAAATCGCTGGAATTCGTCAGCAGAAGACTGGAGGATCACCCTTTTCTCCACTCAAGCATCATCAACCAGAGAAGTTGATGAGTTTTGCAAATGACAGTTATGATAGCTGTTCTGAGAGTTGTGATGTGGAGGAGTCTGGGGAATCTGAAATTGATGATCCTGAGCCAGAAGAGGAAGAGGATTCTAAATTCGATAACTGTGCAGAACTGAAGGAAGTTCAGTTTGTGGCTGCAAATGATGTGATGGAAATTGAGAGACTTGGTGAAGAGAACAAGGATCATAAGGATCAGAACAAGCAGAAATATAACATTTACGAAGTAGTGATGTTGAGGGAAGAAATAGAGCAACTCAGAAAAGAGAACAGGGTTCAGAAGGATGAACTCAACCGGAAAAGCATCACTTTTGATGAATTAATGATGCTGAGGGAAGAAATAGAGCAACTAAGAAAAGAGAATAGAGCGCAGAAGGATGAACTCTACCAGAAAGATATCATTTGTGGTGAAGCAATGATGTTGAGGGAAGAAATAGAGCAACTCGGTAAAGAGAATAGAGTTCTGAAGGATGAACTAAGCCAGAAAAGTATCATTTGTGGTGAAGTAATGATATTGAGGGAAGAAATAGAGCAATTTAGAAAAGAGAATAGAGCGCAGAAGCATGAACTCAACCAGAAAGATATCATTTGTGGTGAAGCAATGATGTCGAGGGAAGAAATAGAACAACTCAGTAAAGAGAATACAGTTCTGAAGGATGAACTAAACCAGAAAAATATCATTTGTGATGAAGTTATGATGTTGAGGGAAGAAATAGAACAACTCAGAAAAGAGAATAGAGAGCAGAAGGATGAACTCAACCAGAAAGACAACATTTGCGGTGAAATAATGATGTTGAGGGAAGAAATAGAACAATTGGGAAAAGAGAATGGAGCGCTGAAGGATGAACTCAACAAGAAATATATCATTTGTGGAGAAATAATGATGTTGAGGGAAGAAATAGAACAACTCAGGAAATATAATAGAGGGCAGAGGAATGAACTCGACCAGAAAGGTAACAAGTGTGAAGTAACGATGTTGAGGGAAGAAATTGAAGTATACACAAAAGAGAATAGAGTGAAGAATGATGAACTAAACCCAGAAGATAGCGTTTGTGGTGAAGTAGTGATGTTAAGGAAAGAAATAGAACGActtggaaaagatgaaagagcaCAAAAAGGTACCCTTTCTGGTGAAGTAATGAAGTTAAGGCAAGAGAATAGCGCGCAGAAGGACCACCTTAAGCAAAAAGACCAAGAGAAAATAGAGGTGATAAGACACCTGAGTTTAGCTATAGATATGCTGAAGCAGGAGAACGTAAAGATGAGAAGCTTCATTGCTAAGGAATCAGCCAACAAATGGAAGAATCCATTTGGGTTTAAGAATTTCATGGGATCATTATCAGAGCAGTTGTTTAATGGAATTACGAAGAATCAACCTAGTATTGTAGCTCTCTAG